The genomic segment agaaaattatttagCATATAGCATATAAAAACAACGTTGTGTTTCTCTCAAAAGAAAGGGGAGTTTGCTTGAAAGGCCATATGGGAGTAGAAGAAGAGGCATCATCATTCTTGCATGCTCCTAGGCCTGGAATCAAGAGAACTGGTCTGTCTTCtaacttcttcttctccttcttccaaTTAAAGTAAAGATCAATGCTTTGCAAAGATTCAAATTCTAGTTTATATGCTCCTCACAATATTCATCTCATGTACATCCATAAATCcactttcaaaacaaaatattttgtagttttgatgcatttcaataACTCTCCTTAATGCCCTTTTAAGATCATATAGATgtatataaacttcaaatcaagTGATTGTGAAATGAATTGTGATGAAGGGACCGCATGGACGGCAGTGGCACACATAATAACCGGAGTGATAGGGTCAGGGGTGCTATCACTAGCATGGAGCATGGCTCAGTTAGGATGGATTGCAGGTCCTGTAACCATGCTTTGTTTTGCTTTAGTCACCCTTGTTTCTGCTTTCCTTCTCTGCGATTGCTATCGATCTCCTGATCCTGAATTTGGTCCCAAGAGAAATCGATCTTACCTTGAAGCTGTTCATGAGACTTTAGGTAAGATAAGATACAAGAATATTCCAATTTCCTTTTCAGTTGAATCCCCCTATGTATATATCCATGCCCACTAGCAAGTTTCAATTAGAGTGCTTGCTTGTTTGTACATGAaatgaatttggattttgagatttttgcttgaaaattagGGAGTCATGCTTGCCCTTTATACAGGTTGAAGCAAACAAGTCAAGAGacttaaataaatatagatgGGAGACAGCAAGATTTGTCATTTGTGCAGCCACCAAACGGAATTGCTGAGGGTCTCAGGCCAAGGCCGACTTCTGCATGCCAAGCCTCAGCTTTATTTCTCCCCTTTCCGGGACGACGACGACTACTATAGAGTTAGAAATtgaaataacttaattattagGGTGACGAAGGGCCACATTCATTGGATTCTTTCTAAAGAatatcaaaatgaaaagaaacaacAGTTGACTTAGTATAGCATAAATATATACATGTCGTACGTAGCTAGGTTGCTCCAAGCACAAAGAACGAGGTTTTTGCAGGCTGACGATCCCCGCTAAACCATAAAAATGTTAGCTGgtctcttccttcttttttttctatatagattAACAGTGGCAGTTCCTCTTAACGTGAAGCTAATAATTGTGTTATTGCAAAGTcaacttataaattatttatagatgaaaaaagagaaacaatccTATATGGATTGAATAATCCATTCGTTCAATATGATAATTAATGTAAGTAAATGGaagactaaactaaaaaaatagaaattatagcTTGgagttcttttatatattaagaTTTATTATAGCTAATAATTATAAGGCTTAGCGAATGTcactattattgttttttttctttctttcttgtatttttaaagaactttagaagaagaaaaggagggctctttgatattgagaattgATTTGGACCATAACAAAGCAAGAGAGAATTGAAAAATGGTTGACAGGCATTATGATGGTTATAGCTATGCAAATTTTTGTCCCCTTGAGTTAAGTTAATGTTATGTTTGTGTATTTATTTGGTAGAAATATTATCACAGTGCATGAATCAACTGTTGGATTTGATTTAAAGCTGGCCGCGTTTCCAACAAGCTCTTAACCATGTGTGTTTTATGGTGGCTACTATTACTGCTAATAATTCAAATCATGTTGAAGCTATCGATTTAGAgaaagatttaatttaattatgctaTGAACATATTAACTAGCTTCTAATAGTTGGTGATTGCATGGACTCAGGAAAAAGGAACGCATTGATATGTGGCGTCTTAGCACAAATAGGCTTATATGGAACAGGAATTGTCTACACTATTACTACTGCTATCAGCATGAGGTACATCTGTTGTAATTTAAGCTACTCTCAAGTAGTCATCATCCAAGTTTGCATTTCCATGGCATCTTCGAATTTAAATCATCTTCTAATGACGAGCATTGCCCTTGTGGTTGTTTACAAAACAATTACTATTTTTTCTGATGAAGGGCAATTCAGAAATCAAACTGTTATCACAAAGAAGGGCACGAGGCTACTTGTGAATATGGAGGCTCTTTATATATGCTACTATTTGGAGTGGTTCAAGTTGTACTGTCCCAAATACCAGATTTCCATAACCTACAATGGCTATCAATTGTTGCTGCAATCATGTCAGTCAGCTATGCCTCTATAGGATTTGCACTTGGGTTTGCACAAGTGATAGGTGCGGTACTGCATCAGCTATTATTGGCCCTCCAAATCTTGTGTCGGGGTCATTGTTCCTGTAAACTTTTAGCTCTATCTATTCTGAATAGTTTCTGCTGTCTCTAAAATTTCAGCAAATGGATTTGTTAAGGGTGGGATCGCAGGAGTCTCAGCTTATAGGGCAGCTGATAAAGTATGGAATGTATCTCAAGCACTTGGAGATATTGCATTTGCATATCCATATTCCCTAATTCTACTAGAAATACAGGTATGAATTGTGATTCTGGATGGGTAAGTTTTTAAGCTGAAATGATCAAACACCAGTGTAGCTCTTTTGATAGACTAATTGTATGTGTTGAAACTTGGAAATCGTAAAGGATACTTTAAAATCACCTCCATCAGAAAGCAAGAGTATGAAGAAGGCATCGACAATAGCAGTTGTCGTCACCACATTTTTCTACCTCTGCTGCGGAGGCTTTGGTTATGCAGCTTTTGGAGAAAAAACACCAGGGAACCTCTTGACAGGATTTGGATTTTATGAACCGTACTGGCTTATTGACCTGGCCAATGCTTGTATTGTGCTTCATCTAGTTGGTGGCTATCAGGTATGTGTCTGTACACAATGTTCATGATAACAAGATAAGCAGATGCACCTTCGTAGCGTTCTTAGAAGTAACAATCCCTGAGATATTCACAATGTTTGATTTTGCTGACAGGTTTACAGTCAGCCATTATTTGCAGTCATTGAAAACTGGATTGCAGAGAAATATCCAGACAACAGGTTTTTGAATAAGAACCTCACCTACAAATTCCCACGGTTGCCAGGTTTCCAATTGAATCTCCTCAGATTGTGTTTCCGAACTATCTACGTCGTATCAACAACCATGATAGCAGTGATGTTTCCTTACTTCAACCAGGTTATTGGATTGGTAGGAGGATTCGGCTTTTGGCCCTTGACGGTATATTTTCCTGTGGAAATGTATTTTAAGCAGAAAAATATTGAGGCGTGGACAATTAAGTGGATCATGCTTCGAGCCTTTAGTGTCCTCAGCTTTTTGGTGACAGCGTTTGCTTTGATTGGATCAGTTGAAGGGCTGATGAGTGCAAGATTGAGCTAAGAGAGTGAAGAAAAAAGGGAAGAGAATGTCTTTCATCTTCCAATTATCGATAATCAGTAGCATGGAGATCTTCAATCTGGAATTCTCTTTTCGATATTGATTGCAAGGGGATGTCCTGAGGCAGAATTACTGATTGTGGTGAGGGCATctccaagtttttatttgaaaagccATGGATTCATCATCAGAACCAGATGGAACCTGGAATTGTTTGAAGCACGGTTCCTgtgaattaatattatataaaatgtaAGATGGGAAAAGCTTTACTTAATATGATACTGTGTGAAAAAGTGGTTGTTTTTCGAAAATGTCTATCTACATATCCAGGTAGCCAGCCCTACATTGTTAGCTTAGGCAGGATTCAGGTAGCCTCCAAAGTGAGTTGTCTTCATcaggatttttcttaaaaaaagcaATCTCCCACTTGACTAGGATTTGAAGGAGTGACGGCATGGAGGATTGACAAAGCTAAAGCACAAGGACTCAATTAAGAAGCCTTTTCTGATGAGGGACTACTTTTAAAGAAATTCGAGAGTACAGGTACCCCCCCAGCTCACTACCCTGTTGTCTCCGTGGCACTGACATGCATTTGCAACGAGGAGACTAAACAACTAAGAAATTAGGAGTCGTTGTCGCTTGCCACTGCTGATGATATGATACGATACTATTTCTGCTTTAAATAATGCAATCACCTTGCCttaacttttccttttccttttctttttttttttttaaaaaaaaaatcacatcagaATTTGTGTGATCAAAGCATCAATGGACTTCTTTCTTGCAAGTTGAACAAAACAAGACCATTCATTCTCTCTCGAGGCTGCGCGTGTCAAAATGATGAGCCACACGTACGTGGAACAACCTTAAACTGCACATGTTCTGCTTTCAAGGAATTCGAGGCTCCTACTATGGAGGCGGTGGTAAAATTGTGTGATCAAAGCAGAAAGCCACCCAACCCAAAACATCTGCAAGGACCTCCAAGGGGAGTCAACAAGTGAGAGAGTTGACCGGGTGTCTTGTGGGTGAGCTACCAGCCCACCTCTCACACTCTCAATAGCGTTGAAtagtttaataaaatcatgCGCCTTCGAtgccatttttattatttccaatttaatttaaccccATGCAGTATTTCATATGCAAACCAAACTTTTGTTTCTGTATATAAGAATTGACCCGCTTACCATTTCTTTTCTCACTTccacttgttttcttttctttataattttgctCCCCCAAAATTTGAGGCACTAGACAGTAGACAGCATTATAGTAGCCAAAGCATTAGCATTTCTCAAGGAGGATAGTGCGAGAGAAGAAGAGTAAACAAAAGACAAGCACACACAGATGGGCAGGATTCCGTGTTGTGAGAAGGACAACGTGAAAAGGGGGCAATGGACACCTGAAGAAGATAACAAACTCTCTTCTTACATCGCCCAACACGGCACCCGTAACTGGCGGCTCATCCCCAAGAATGCTGGTTTCTGTCCTCTCCCCCCTCCACCTTAATGTTCTTAATAGCATCATCATTCATATGCTATAATTTATGACcggatttttattgtttttttatgtcctTGTATGATTAAGGTCTCCAGAGATGTGGGAAGAGTTGCAGGTTGCGGTGGACTAATTATCTCCGGCCTGATCTGAAGCACGGCCAGTTTTCGGATGCAGAAGAACATACCATTGTCAAGCTTCACTCTGTTGTTGGCAACCGGTACACcaatcgatatatatatataattgctcAGTCTTTCAATACATGCTGCATAAACCTTTTTTTGGTACCAATTTCTGCTATTCAATGACTGATTGCGAAATGGCATCACAGATGGTCATTGATTGCTGCTCAGCTTCCAGGCCGCACAGACAATGATGTTAAAAATCACTGGAACACCAAGCTGAAAAGGAAGCTTTCTGGCATGGGAATAGACCCGGTTACCCACAAGCCCTTCTCCCACCTCATGGCAGAGATTGCCACCACACTAGCAACACCGCAGGTGGCTAACCTTGCAGAAGCAGCCCTTGGCTGCTTCAAGGATGAAATGCTCCACCTGCTCACTAAAAAGCGGATTGACTTCCAGCTGCTACAATGCAACACAAATGGAGTACAAGGGAACACCTCATCCCCTTATACTGCCACTAAACatgatgaaaatgatgataCTATTGAGAGAATCAAGCTTGGTTTCTCCAGGGCTATGCAAGAACCTGGAATTCTGCCCCCAAACAAGACCTGGGATTCCCCTGGTGCTACCTCTGCCAATTTTGCAGGCACCTGCGCCTACTTCCCTTCATCAGTTAATGCATTTTTATGTGGTCCATCTTCTTTTGGCAACGAAGTTGCTTTATCGCCATGGAGTCAGAGTATGTGCACTGGAAGCACGTGCACAGCAGGTGACCAACAAGGTAGATTGCATGAAAAGCTCGATGATGAGAATGGAGAAGAATCCCAGGGTGGGAAAGAGATTAGAAATGGCCCATCCCTCTTCAATACAGACTGCGTTCTATGGGATTTACCATCTGATGATCTAATGAACTCAATAGTTTAAGGATATTTACATCACAAAATAGGCAATGACACCCTTCATTTATTGACAATAACAGATATCTTATCacaaataatgaaaaatgtAAATAAACTTCTATACAAATTATACCCTAGAATCGCATAACTTCTTCTTGTTCTACCAAATCATTGGTGTTGAAACCCTTTCAATCATTAATAAGTTCCTATAGTATCTTCTCTTGCTAAAAATGCTATGTATATCAAGCAAAATATGATGACGAGGACGATGTATCTGCTAGAACCTGCCAGTATCAAATAAGTAGAGGTTTACAAATCACGAAAGGTATTTAAATCCTCCAACCTAAGGAATGTGACAAACATTTATAAGGCTACCTCGAGTTGTTCTTCAGTAAATGAATCTTTCTGGACATTCCATGTGTCCGCATGAGTTCGTCGGAACTCGGCGATTGCCTTTGTAACCGTAGATTTCACAGGTGAAGGCTCTCCTCCAAAACAAGCCAGTAGAGTAACATGATCAGGCAACCAACTGAATAGATGAAAATTATCAGGTAAAATACAAGGGCCAAAGCTATCATATTTATATGCATTCATATATTCCTTCAAAAAGAATCAACAATCAGATCTCTTCAAAATTCTGTAAGTTAAGGGTCACAAAATGGCTTTCTGGTGTGGCGTGTGTAAGAGTAAATATTAGAGTTTCCAGGAACCCATTTAAGTCGCTCTAAAAAAGTCCTTGTTCTCAGCCGGTTATGAcagtcagaaaaaaaaaagtagcaagAGAGCTTCAGCAAGTCTTAAACAAATTAGATTGATCCCAACCATGATTATGTCATTTGATAACGGTGTGTCTAGCACAACTATTTCTTCTTTAAGCTTCCATATAACTATGCAGGTACTTCAATTCGATCAGCCAATTTCTGCTGTCGTAATTGACATAATCCACGATTGTGTTATTAAGAACAGATAAAAAGAACCAGAAAGACAGACCTTTCAACCATCTCCCTAAGCAGCCATGCATTTTTGGATGTCTTACCAACTATACAAGACCTTGCTTCTCATCAAATCCCATGGCCCAGGAAAGAAGACAAAACTCTACTGTGCTCATCTTAGCTAATTCCAGAAACACTTCttttaagtttgattaattAGCACCACCTTAAACCAAGAGCCAATGTCCCTAATTACCCTCAAGCACTAATAACATGACCTGCATTTTGAGTTGGAACACGATTCAATGTCCCTAAGTATCCTCCATAGCAAGGAATAAATGACTATGCAGTTAGCAAACCTCACAAAGGCAAGAGGACTGAGATTAGAATTGCAATTCCTATGGTTCTTAAGAACAGAAAAATAGTCAGCAGGATTATAATTAATCTCCTCgagaaaataatcaaaactatACCCACAGAGTTTGAAGTATAGACATTAAGAAAATGACAACCTTCATTCATTCAGCTCTTGATAAATATAGATAGAAACGCTGCCTGATATTATTGTTACTCAAAACACTACTTCAACTAGGCACATTAGCTGGTCAGGTAACACTAATATGATAACTTGACCACTTGCCACTATAAGGAGGATCTGACATGGTTATGAAGCAACTTGCCATAAGTTGCATATCATCACCATTTCATACGAAACGAATAACATTGTAGGATAATTCTGAAAACACTTGATACAACTGGTTCCATATATTAACATGAACATACCTGGGCATATCATATGGAACTGACAACACAGAAGCCACCAAAGCAAGTACAGCACCATGAACAGATGCTATAGATTGGCCAGTTTTCAGATTCCTACAATCAGGTATACTATCTCTATGTCAAAATTACAAGATCATCCATACCAGGACTTGCTGCTTGTGTACTAAAAGCAAAACAGATATGAAAACATGGTATACCAGTGGTGATCCCACACACAATAATTAAGATGACTGTGAGGAACATAGATAGTATTTTGATGTCAAttagataaaaagaaatttcaatgcAAAAGGCCAACCTCACGTATGCTTGACATGGACTCCAAAAGGTGCATCAATGTGTGCATGAAAAATGTATACTCAGTGAAAGAGAAATCTAACTTATAGAACAGAAGATCATTATATAACCTTTGCTTTCTCTTCCTATGGATGGTATTCGCCTCCAAGTAAGCTCTTTCACGGAAGTCTTTAGCAAGATCTTCATTCCCACCCTTCACTAGACCTGCTAGAACTGTTGCAGCATGCTCCCTTACCTGACCAAGAATTAGCTTTTTATGTTGAAAGCAAAAATAGAATGACTTGTCCTGTTTTCCAAGGACTTCACTCCCTCGGTAACTCCCACGATGAAAGAAATCTTTACATAAAGGACTATCCTAATGCACCTGGTGACTTAGTATTTCACAACTGCTATTTTATTTCAGGAATCTCTGACATCTtatcacaaataaaaatcagTCAGGTCAATGATTATTAAACTATCAATTGAACAAAGGATTAATCTTCACCAGCTAATCTACATTTGCATCTAGAAATCTACAAAACTTATCAAATTGAAGATTCAGCTAGGAACTTGCCTCTACTTGATTATCTCTCAGGAGACTTTCAACAGTTTTccaaatttgttgtttttccaCATTTGAGAGGATGAAAGTATGCCTGTAATAAAAAGACCATGCCAACTATTTAAGAATCCAAATCATAAATACTTTCTTAACCCACACCCCTCAAGCTGATTCCCACAAAATACTAAACATGGCTCTAATTACTTTCAacgcataaaaaaatattcacattCAGATCTATAACAAATAACTTGTTAAAACATGAGATCATGGAAGATATAATTGCAATATATAACAAGTAATTAATACATATTCTTGTGTGGAAAATCTAAAAGTGAAATTCCTTGCTTGCTTTGAATAAGTTTGACTTCTTAATATACtgcaataaatataaatatgcgACAAAAACTGGAAATAAGAACTTGAAATTACCATGTTAACATGATAAAACAGGATCCACGATGTAAGAGATAAGGCATACAGCAAATGCACAATACCTATACATAAAAGTACGCAGATATGTCAAAGTAGCTGATCGGGTCCGCCAGTTCGGATCATTGGCAGAACAAAGAATTACTGAAACAGCCCTCTGGAGATGAGGTGCCCAGAAAATTCTCCATTTCAGCAATTCAAAACATGCCTTGGCCAGTGTTGACAAATCTTTATTTGATGTTTCCTTCACAAAGGCAATAATATCTTTGTCAGCTAAAGAGGCAGGATGCCCAATGTTATCGGCACGTTCAGGCAATAAATTCAAGTATGCTGTTTCTACATCAAATGCCCCAGAGAATTAAACAAGCCACAATATTGTGCATCAAATTTGCatccgagtatgtattccaaaTCACTGGAAACAAAATGCTGGCAACAAGAGAGAAGGGATGACCACAGCTTGTGCAGCAAAATGACTAAGCACCAAGTGGAAGATTTGTATAAAGACCAAATAAGGAAAGTGCACGCTGAAAAAGAATGTTATTCAGTTGAAATAAGGAGCTATACATTCccatttctcttatttattatgtaataaaaagcttcaatcttaCTATTTTCTTCCTAAGGTATGTGAGCCAACCCAAACATTCAAATGAGCATAAAAGGAATAATGGCAAACAATCGGGGTGTTCAGAAAATTTGGAGCAATCAATGCAGCAATTAGATGGAAACCACAGGCAAAGACCAGTCAAGTAacacaaacaaagaaaatgcaCCATACATACCTGCAAAGAAAGTACAGGATAGAGAAATTGCACAATAACATCCAGTAAATAAGAAGATCTGCCAGACTTCAACGTTGAGATGATAAAATGAAATAGCTGcatcaaacaagaagaaatatATTGATCAATCAGTCACTCTAATAGTTGTGGAAGCAAATATAATTTGTTCTGAAAATTAATACCGTTTCCATCCACTTAACATCATCTTGTGCATCCCCATTCAAAGACCCATTTTGAAAAGCCGTATGCCCAGCAGTCTCCAAGTTGTCTGCTGGACTAGTATTCTGAATATTTGTGACCACATCAGTAGCTCGGTGAGTCAGAATTAGGACCCACTTTTCCTCTTTCAATTGGTTGTCAGTCTCGCTTGCCTCTTCACAAGAATAATCGTGAGCAGATGACAAGTGAAGACGAATGTTAGAGCACAGCACAGCCAGGGTAACACCTATAGCTTCCCTTACCTGTTCCATGACAATATAGCATAGTAACATGATCAGAAAAACAACTCAATTTGTTATAGAAAATTAAGGATACAGAAAATAATTGTGGTTATTATCTTCATGCATCATTACATTCGACCACTCTCCAAGAAAAACTTAAGTTTCTTTGTTATTCTTCTCATTCCTTTTAGGATTCAcataatagaaaaggaaaaggaagttcAACATAATCATGATTCATAAGAGTGGCAAAACATGCCAgcttcaattaagaaaataaatgaaaatgacaTGCTTACTTGCGCTGATGAGTGGCACATGTTATCCAACAGCTCATTCATAAGTCTGTTATGGAGTTTTATCTCAGCCACTGGCATCTTTTGTGGGGATATCTCTATGAGAGCAGCTGAAAGAAAAGTGTAGCGCTTCGCAACAACAGTGGTATTTACAGCTGGAGGTAAAGGTGTCATCAAACAATCCAAAATCTGTTTCCTCAGAACAGGGACTCTTGTACCGTATTTTCCTTTTCCAGTAACTGAATAGCGTATACATGCTGCCCACTCTGGAATAGATTCCACTGACTGAGAAAGAATCACAGTCTGCAACTGAACTATTATCCAGTTGTCCCATGCTCCTAAAAGACCATTGATATCAGAGTGCAACACCCCAGCAAATGCTTCAGCAGCAACACACTGCTTAGACCTTTCCTTAGCATTTGCAAACTCCTCCAGTGTTCCTTTAAGTGCTTGTAAGACAGGCATGCCACATTCTTGTATTAGGCGCTTAAAGATTCGTGCAAAGTTGGAGTAGAAAGTATCACTTCCAAATAGAGAAATCCAACTAGGAGTGCGTGGCCATGaagatgaaaaatcaaaataaaaacggGTAATTGATTTGTCTGCAAGGTTTTGGATAAAAGAATTCCCGTGACTTCCTCTGGAAGAAGTGCTATCAATATCAGTGATTACATGAACATGAGACAGGCTATTCAAAGTCTCGTTAAAGAACCCTTCTTCCTGAAAAATTTCACATAATGCCCCTTCGAGAGATGATTTGGCATTTGTCTGTAAATCCTCTAGCACTGCAGATTGATTCTCAGCAGAGAGCTTGTATGGTGACTCTTTTAATAGTGTATTTAGAGCTGAGATTGCAAGTATCCTTGTTTGAGGAAGttgactttttaaatttttaagaaagTGGCCTGAAAAGGCATCAGTAAGACAATGTCAAAGAAATTGTGAGTGAAAATCCCATTAAAATGTGGAAAGAATGCTGATGAAAAGGGCAAGGAGTCAATCACAAAGTAACAGGAAAGGTACTCACCAGCAGTTTCACTCAGGATTTTTGAAGAGAAGTTTGGAACACTCCTAGAAGCCATAGCCAACAAAAGCAGAACTCTGTTAGCCATTAGGTTGTACCTGCCAggtaaaaacaacaacaaatgaaaTGAACCAAAATCCATGACTATTTGGAGGCCAAGAGTTTAGAACAGATAGAGATGCTGCATTTCCAGTCAAAAATAGTTATATTTGCATTTCACATACTCAACCAGACAGTATTTCTAAGTCTGCCAGTACATGGGCCTTCCTCAACAGGCCAAAAATGTTCATAATAAACTTAAAGGCAATTCTGAAGGCAGCTCAGCACCTACTGCAAATATCGAGTAAACAAAGAGTGAGATTTTACCGCCAATGCAAACCAGAAGAATCAAAACTCATTGATCCAATCTGAGAAACCAAATCTGCAAAATTTGGTCCATCTATGTAATTATCTGATGTCCTGAAAATGCTTCTAGACACTCCCGGAAAGTAGATGTTGTACATAACAAAAAGCTGTTGGggcactaaaaaatattagaagtaAATTCAGAGAAACAACCCTTAAATTAATACTGATAAGAGATTTGACCTCATTAATTGCTTTCTGGGCTTTCAGTGATTCATGATGCGAGctgcaaaaacaaaaggaaaagcaGGGTAGAGTTAGTATGGCTTCACAGTTATCAAAAAACTCCAATATATAAAGGGCAAAAACAGGGAATCAAGGATCACCTTGAAAGAATcccaagaagaaaagaagataatGCTTTTGGATCCTGAAATAAAAGATGGCATATCAGAAAATTTTACTCCCAGAAATGTATTGAAACCAATTTGTTCTGAATATTACTGTTGTCAAATGCTTGAGAACTGTTTGTGTAGAAAGGACAGTACAAGAACCCAGCACTGCATATTCTGGTGAGCTGGGATTCCGCAAGTGTTCAGTAAGAGAGAGCACACATTTTGAAATCATTGATGGCCATCTCTTAATCATCTTCAGCAGAGATTTTCCAGCAAGCCTGGCAAAAGGTCAACAATGTATATCAGATATTTTTgaaactcaattgtttttccTAGTTATTTGTTTGAACTATGAAATAGCAGAAGCTATGGCATGGTACAgcctttatttaaaaatcattagcAACCCTATCACCCAAGAGAAACAAGAATATGCACAGGAAAAACCAGTTTGATCATGTAAGGATCGCAGAAGATTGAACTTACGAGCGAACAGTTTCGTAACTATGCAAAGAAAGTTTTAGCAGATCATCCATCAAAAGAATTGCATGGTCTGGTGGAGAGAAGTTCCCACTCATACGAAACAGATGATAGGATGATTGTGATGACCTCCAAGTATTATGCATGTATGCCTTGTCAATAAGAGCCCACCTAGGCCTGAATTAGATCAATAGATTAAACATTTGAATCCAGTCACCAATGCAAGGTTCAAACAACAATAAAGGGCAATCTCATGTCCAAACTActtaccttttctttccttgagAATGAGAAGACACGATAAAATTCATTGGAGGTTCTAAAATGGCAGCAGATTCCAACTTCCAAGCCTGCCTGTGATTTGACCACTCCTCATACTCCAAACTTCCTGTTTGACATAGGTTAAgggatgaaaataaacaaatcagGACACAAAAAAGGGTGATGTCTAAAATATGTGTGGAAAAAGCTACTGTGAGCATCTCAAGAGGTTAAAAGGAATTCTATTAATCTGAATGTATAGTTCATTACCAAAGTTTCCCAAAGCATCCATGATACGAACAGTGAGTATCAAGAGGATGCTGTCATCTGATTTTTCCTCTAACATATATCTGCAGCATTGTAAATATAGCAACGTTTTAGCACTTCAGACTTGCTCAATGTGGGTAAACAATATCCAGATAAAAACTAAGATTCAAAAATTACTTGCAAG from the Populus nigra chromosome 9, ddPopNigr1.1, whole genome shotgun sequence genome contains:
- the LOC133703427 gene encoding proteasome activator subunit 4-like encodes the protein MHLYNAWLPPPVVEETKKEKDSFRTVLNSVKNSYKPDDPDSVYSTLKWISVLELFIKAKSELSLEDVAELVQFGIELFNISQNKLYAQVRWGNLLVRVLNKYRKKLAFKVQWRPLYDTLIHTHFTRNTGPEGWRLRQRHFQTISSLVRSCRRFFPAGSALEIWNEFCSLLENPWHNSSFEGSGFLRLFLPTNLENQDFYTETWVKKSLNMWDSIPNSQFWNSQWAAIIARVIKNYDFIDWEFFLPMLFSRFLNMFEVPLANGSASYPFSVDVPRYTRFLFSHKTSTPAKAIAKSIVYLLKPGGAAQELFGKLGNLLEQYYHPSNGGRWTYSLERFLLHLVIMFQKRLQHEQWSTDNNRQAEMFLGRSERTYFVNVLLKLIDRGQYSKDEHLSETVAAATSILSYVEPTLVLPFLASRFHLALETMTATHQLKTAVMSVAFAGRSLCLTSLSTRGKQEDCGGGDDAYVDLLTISLSNALLGMDANDPPKTLATMQLIGSIFSNIVTLDDSTDQLSFMPMIRFSEWLDEFLCRLFSLLQHLEPSSVLHEGLHSSATSGTFLVDDGPFYYCMLEILLGRLSKSLYKQALRKIAKFVRTSILPGAVAEVGLLCCACVHSNPEAAVASLVDPILSSVISSLKGTPATGFGGRGIPDATVSIKAKPTLSPALETAIDYQLKILSVAINYGGPALLRCKDQFKEAIVSAFESPSWKVNGAGDHLLRSLLGSLIVYYPMDQYKSISRHPAALALEEWISAKDYNSDGPSMGPKWHVPNDDEVQFANELLNLHFQSALDDLLKICQNKIHSDTGNEKEHLKVTLLRIDSSLQGVLSCLPDFSPSSRNGIVEDASHISFLIAGATGSSVGSTGLREKAVEIIHAACKYMLEEKSDDSILLILTVRIMDALGNFGSLEYEEWSNHRQAWKLESAAILEPPMNFIVSSHSQGKKRPRWALIDKAYMHNTWRSSQSSYHLFRMSGNFSPPDHAILLMDDLLKLSLHSYETVRSLAGKSLLKMIKRWPSMISKCVLSLTEHLRNPSSPEYAVLGSCTVLSTQTVLKHLTTDPKALSSFLLGILSSSHHESLKAQKAINELFVMYNIYFPGVSRSIFRTSDNYIDGPNFADLVSQIGSMSFDSSGLHWRYNLMANRVLLLLAMASRSVPNFSSKILSETAGHFLKNLKSQLPQTRILAISALNTLLKESPYKLSAENQSAVLEDLQTNAKSSLEGALCEIFQEEGFFNETLNSLSHVHVITDIDSTSSRGSHGNSFIQNLADKSITRFYFDFSSSWPRTPSWISLFGSDTFYSNFARIFKRLIQECGMPVLQALKGTLEEFANAKERSKQCVAAEAFAGVLHSDINGLLGAWDNWIIVQLQTVILSQSVESIPEWAACIRYSVTGKGKYGTRVPVLRKQILDCLMTPLPPAVNTTVVAKRYTFLSAALIEISPQKMPVAEIKLHNRLMNELLDNMCHSSAQVREAIGVTLAVLCSNIRLHLSSAHDYSCEEASETDNQLKEEKWVLILTHRATDVVTNIQNTSPADNLETAGHTAFQNGSLNGDAQDDVKWMETLFHFIISTLKSGRSSYLLDVIVQFLYPVLSLQETSNKDLSTLAKACFELLKWRIFWAPHLQRAVSVILCSANDPNWRTRSATLTYLRTFMYRHTFILSNVEKQQIWKTVESLLRDNQVEVREHAATVLAGLVKGGNEDLAKDFRERAYLEANTIHRKRKQRNLKTGQSIASVHGAVLALVASVLSVPYDMPSWLPDHVTLLACFGGEPSPVKSTVTKAIAEFRRTHADTWNVQKDSFTEEQLEVLADTSSSSSYFA